Proteins encoded in a region of the Acipenser ruthenus chromosome 54, fAciRut3.2 maternal haplotype, whole genome shotgun sequence genome:
- the LOC131723268 gene encoding LOW QUALITY PROTEIN: up-regulator of cell proliferation-like (The sequence of the model RefSeq protein was modified relative to this genomic sequence to represent the inferred CDS: substituted 1 base at 1 genomic stop codon) encodes MPVSTSVCTKTHLEDLLCRLGLKNYFPGKITLSTVLEIGTESITDEPIQSLKKLPWCFFKRLMMVNVTARSTKCSAAEADTDSALQDLDSVLELIGSNDGQDTNIINPLDLLAALFLCSDSFLQQEMMSKMSMCQFAIPLLLPDCSTNQCALMLWAMRDIVKKFRPCSLADSKGFVEDSIVSTAMPMISFVRLGECSLSKSQILNQVLSNPQQYHDVFIHRDMECGNVPRRIANGLVEIVWYLPCGKKNLDIFPEPVAVANLRGDLLSFQKQFSILCQTSSAVFIFFDSIAESECNLLSSAGDIKAQLFLVANFPNKTEKNINSLKDLASKLKLSVSQILFKKQQTNDADFVSKLSLTMKDIMENCQYKMTIEGMSTVAHELGIRVDEDCTECQNAKRSAAEITSRIDDVVLYKEEQLPLQGKLWKELAKIEKEECRLQKAGDQPIEEYKASLQSEKQKLRQQQSSYDLSEAMQCFIAAISTESKVERSYFLKWMRINLDVTARKKLSGLRDKYKEKCCKLSENKEIIAALDRQISNSSLGMEHFMREMGQLYEAECSLPPNKAFRRQFQDLPSLGADLLLDGFPLELVDGEASNIPLRWVSDVLNELHRKKQHNSRLLVVTVLGVQSTGKSTLLNTMFGVQFAVSSGRCTRGAFMLLIRVKEDLKEELNCDFILVIDTEGLKSPELAQLEDSYEHDNELATLVIGLSDITIINIAMENSTEMKDILQIVVHAFLRMDKVGKKPKCQFVHQNVGDVSAHDKNMRDRKMLLEQLNEMTQAASRMEKQDIDRKFTDIMEYDPEKNNWYIPGLWHGNPPMAPVNTGYSETVYELKKSLIEVLKNANKQKPPAPVTEFLEWVGSLWKAVKYENFIFSFRNSLVAEAYNNLCVEYGKWEWDFQKNMYNWLEKAKTKISNTKNQSSNLDEFLNRLQDELESQENTTLDKLTKYYESKDGRVNLVESYRATFEMSIKTLRIEIKNSVTNKLTAAIDFQKGMKKVHDVNEKHKAILEEKVLKLLGDCRERNEDLSEDQLKKEFEKMWDETARSLDLKGLEKRNIVLDVFNQLRKQLDRHGGGVKMVINQASDLTKYGVTSFTVNDKYFERSWLKKHITDPMGITAQKFKKEEATDIAQCVITESSQFVSDRKHTTTDYHETYTRELLEMIDGKLKEIKNLNTPFEVDLKLHVCGFAAREFQQMHEDFIKFNSPLKHLEKSRPQYCSDFIDLXHEKHQSRKKAEEFTERCLKPAVREYVNKALGIDIVDAMLTGADSVKYSTRSYFQHSILKQLLKDNKCKNYVSYIRNYSDFVKKWIFDCILEFFKFNALSGLELKRLEAITEKIQAAVKRAENEGTSTRDSKTISGFVENVCSILSSDIVISTDDLGLKLIQDKASMKEFVGHLQYYLEQMKTSLSAEFSQRCYIQKKLINLPFKPQHELFRKVFGCGKLCPFCKVPCEAGGKNHKEHHASVHRPQGLGMYRYVTNEKLTESVCTSDVFSERRFRNSDTEWEYHPYKDYRKFYPDWNIAPDPSIEASDYWKYVLTTFNEEFAVEYEANPADIPAEWRKITKEQALKSINELFNMK; translated from the exons aTGCCTGTTTCAACATCTGTCTGTACAA AAACACATCTAGAAGATTTGCTGTGCAGGCTGGGACTGAAGAACTACTTCCCAGGCAAGATTACATTGAGTACTGTCCTTGAGATCGGTACAGAGAGTATTACAGATGAACCGATTCAGTCACTGAAAAAACTTCCCTGGTGCTTTTTTAAAAGACTCATGATGGTAAATGTAACAGCTCGGAGTACCAAGTGCAGTGCTGCTGAGGCAGATACAGACTCCGCATTGCAAGACCTTGATAGTGTTCTTGAACTTATTGGTAGTAATGATGGTCAAGACACAAATATAATCAATCCACTTGATCTCTTAGCAGCACTCTTTCTGTGCTCAGATAGCTTCCTGCAGCAGGAAATGATGTCAAAAATGTCGATGTGCCAGTTTGCTATACCTCTCTTGCTCCCTGACTGCAGCACCAATCAGTGTGCATTAATGCTGTGGGCCATGCGAgacattgtgaagaagtttagaCCCTGTTCATTAGCCGACTCAAAAGGGTTTGTAGAAGACAGTATAGTCAGCACTGCCATGCCAATGATCTCTTTTGTCAGACTGGGCGAATGCAGTTTATCAAAGTCTCAGATTCTGAATCAGGTTCTCAGCAACCCCCAGCAGTACCATGATGTCTTTATCCATCGTGATATGGAATGTGGAAATGTTCCACGGAGAATTGCAAACGGTCTAGTGGAAATAGTCTGGTACCTTCCTTGTGGAAAGAAAAACTTGGACATCTTTCCAGAACCTGTAGCTGTTGCCAACCTTCGTGGAGATCTTCTTTCCTTTCAGAAACAGTTTTCCATTTTATGTCAAACATCCTCGGCAGTCTTCATATTTTTTGACAGTATTGCGGAGAGCGAGTGCAATCTCTTGTCCTCTGCAGGAGATATTAAAGCCCAATTGTTTTTGGTTGCAAATTTTCCGAATAAGACAGAGAAAAACATAAACTCTCTGAAAGACTTGGcatcaaaattaaaattaagtgTTAGTCAGATCCTATTTAAGAAACAGCAGACCAATGATGCAGACTTCGTGTCAAAACTGAGCTTAACTATGAAGGACATCATGGAAAACTGTCAATACAAAATGACCATTGAAGGCATGTCAACTGTAGCACATGAATTGGGGATTCGTGTAGATGAAGACTGCACTGAATGTCAGAACGCTAAGAGAAGTGCTGCAGAAATCACATCTAGAATTGACGATGTGGTGCTATATAAAGAGGAACAGTTGCCATTGCAAGGGAAGCTTTGGAAGGAGCTGGCTAAAATAGAAAAGGAGGAGTGCAGACTACAGAAGGCAGGAGACCAGCCTATTGAAGAATATAAAGCCAGTCTGCAAAGTGAAAAACAGAAACTGAGACAACAACAAAGTAGTTATGATTTGTCTGAAGCAATGCAGTGTTTCATCGCTGCCATATCCACTGAAAGCAAAGTAGAACGATCCTATTTTCTAAAGTGGATGAGGATAAACTTGGATGTTACGGCACGAAAGAAACTTTCCGGTCTTCGTgataaatacaaagaaaagtgTTGCAAGTTGTCGGAGAACAAAGAGATAATTGCAGCCCTGGATAGACAAATATCAAACAGCTCTTTAGGAATGGAACATTTCATGCGTGAGATGGGGcagctttatgaagcagaatgctCTCTTCCTCCAAATAAAGCATTTCGTCGGCAATTTCAAGATCTTCCAAGTTTGGGGGCAGATCTGCTGTTGGATGGCTTCCCTCTTGAGCTGGTGGATGGAGAAGCATCAAATATCCCTCTGAGGTGGGTGTCTGATGTTCTGAATGAGCTCCATaggaaaaaacaacacaatagcaGGCTGCTGGTTGTAACGGTGTTGGGAGTTCAAAGCACTGGGAAGTCTACCCTCCTCAACACAATGTTTGGGGTTCAGTTTGCAGTTAGCAGTGGCAGATGCACAAGAGGAGCCTTTATGCTGTTAATAAGAGTCAAAGAGGATCTTAAAGAAGAGCTGAACTGTGATTTTATCTTGGTAATTGACACTGAAGGTCTCAAATCTCCAGAACTGGCACAACTAGAAGACAGCTATGAACATGACAATGAGCTTGCAACACTGGTCATTGGATTGAGTGACATCACCATAATAAACATTGCAATGGAGAACTCCACAGAGATGAAGGATATCCTACAGATCGTGGTGCACGCCTTTCTTAGAATGGACAAAGTGGGAAAGAAACCAAAATGTCAGTTTGTGCACCAGAATGTGGGGGACGTGTCTGCTCATGACAAAAACATGCGGGACAGGAAAATGCTTCTAGAACAACTGAATGAGATGACACAGGCAGCTTCCAGAATGGAGAAGCAGGATATTGACAGAAAATTCACTGATATTATGGAGTATGATCCAGAGAAAAATAACTGGTACATCCCAGGCCTGTGGCATGGTAACCCTCCAATGGCTCCAGTGAACACCGGCTACAGTGAGACTGTGTATGAGCTCAAGAAGAGCTTGATTGAGGTTTTGAAAAACGCCAACAAGCAAAAACCTCCTGCACCAGTTACAGAGTTCCTGGAGTGGGTGGGGAGTTTGTGGAAAGCTGTTAAATATGAGAACTTCATCTTCAGCTTCAGAAATAGTCTAGTGGCTGAGGCTTACAATAATCTGTGTGTTGAATATGGTAAATGGGAATGGGACTTCCAAAAGAACATGTACAACTGGCTGGAGAAAGCTAAGACAAAAATTTCAAATACCAAAAACCAGTCCTCAAACCTTGATGAGTTTCTCAACAGATTACAAGATGAGCTGGAATCACAAGAAAATACAACTCTGGATAAATTGACTAAATACTATGAAAGTAAGGATGGACGTGTTAACCTTGTAGAAAGCTACAGAGCAACCTTTGAGATGAGCATCAAAACTCTTAGGATTGAAATTAAAAACTCTGTGACAAACAAGTTGACAGCAGCtattgattttcaaaagggaATGAAAAAGGTCCACGATGTCAATGAAAAGCATAAAGCAATATTAGAAGAAAAAGTGTTGAAACTGCTTGGAGACTGCAGGGAAAGAAATGAGGATTTATCTGAGGACCAGCTGAAAAAGGAATTTGAAAAGATGTGGGATGAGACAGCGAGGAGTCTGGACCTTAAAGGTTTAGAGAAGCGAAACATTGTTTTAGATGTTTTTAATCAATTGAGAAAGCAATTAGATAGACATGGAGGTGGAGTTAAGATGGTGATAAATCAGGCCAGCGATTTGACTAAATATGGAGTGACCTCGTTTACAGTCAACGACAAATACTTTGAACGTAGCTGGTTAAAGAAACACATAACTGATCCTATGGGCATAACTGCGCAAAAGTTCAAAAAGGAGGAAGCAACTGATATAGCACAATGTGTAATAACAGAGAGCAGCCAGTTTGTATCTGACAGAAAACACACTACAACTGACTACCATGAGACCTACACCAGAGAGCTGTTGGAAATGATAGACGGCAAGCTGAAGGAAATTAAGAATCTGAACACACCGTTTGAAGTTGATCTGAAGCTGCACGTCTGTGGGTTTGCGGCCAGGGAATTTCAACAGATGCACGAAGATTTTATTAAGTTCAACAGCCCCCTGAAACATCTGGAAAAATCCAGGCCGCAGTACTGTTCTGATTTCATAGATCTTTAGCATGAGAAACATCAAAGCCGAAAGAAGGCTGAAGAATTCACTGAGCGCTGTCTCaagcctgcagtgagggaatatGTCAACAAAGCCCTTGGGATAGATATTGTAGATGCAATGCTGACTGGTGCAGACTCTGTGAAATACAGCACCAGGTCATATTTCCAGCATTCAATTCTGAAGCAGTTACTGAAAGACAACAAATGCAAAAACTATGTGTCATACATTAGAAACTACAGTGATTTTGTCAAGAAGTGGATATTTGATTGTATTCTTGAGTTTTTTAAATTCAACGCCCTTTCAGGTTTAGAACTGAAACGTCTCGAAGCCATAACTGAGAAAATACAAGCAGCAGTTAAAAGGGCAGAAAACGAGGGAACCTCGACACGCGATAGCAAAACCATATCGGGGTTTGTTGAAAATGTCTGCAGTATTCTGAGTAGCGATATTGTGATTTCCACAGATGATCTTGGATTAAAACTTATCCAAGACAAAGCCAGCATGAAGGAGTTCGTTGGGCATCTTCAATATTACCTTGAACAAATGAAGACATCTCTAAGTGCCGAATTTTCTCAAAGGTGTTATATACAGAAGAAACTTATCAACCTGCCATTCAAGCCGCAGCACGAGCTGTTCAGAAAGGTGTTTGGTTGTGGAAAGCTGTGTCCGTTCTGCAAGGTCCCCTGTGAGGCAGGAGGCAAGAACCACAAAGAACACCACGCATCAGTGCATCGACCACAAGGGCTGGGTATGTACAGATATGTAACCAACGAGAAACTAACCGAGAGTGTGTGCACGTCTGATGTATTCAGTGAAAGGAGATTCAGGAATAGTGACACAGAGTGGGAGTACCATCCCTATAAAGACTATCGGAAATTCTACCCTGACTGGAACATTGCCCCGGATCCCAGTATTGAAGCCTCTGACTACTGGAAGTACGTGCTGACTACATTTAATGAAGAATTTGCAGTGGAGTATGAGGCAAATCCTGCTGACATCCCAGCAGAATGGAGAAAGATAACAAAGGAACAAGCACTGAAGAGTATAAATGAGTTGTTTAACATGAAGTAA